The proteins below are encoded in one region of Acidimicrobiia bacterium:
- a CDS encoding cupin domain-containing protein — MPKLNKNDAPDTLELEGYEGRFGELADYTVGFETYTADADLAELFKGLPDDRCQCPHWGVVLKGKVKFTNDDGETTIEAGEAYYMPPGHLPYLYAGTEVIEFSPTDALRETLEVVERNMAQST, encoded by the coding sequence TCAACAAGAACGATGCCCCCGACACGCTGGAGCTCGAAGGCTACGAAGGCCGGTTCGGCGAGCTCGCCGACTACACGGTCGGGTTCGAGACCTACACCGCAGACGCCGATCTCGCGGAGCTCTTCAAGGGGCTCCCCGACGACCGTTGCCAGTGCCCGCACTGGGGTGTCGTGCTCAAAGGCAAGGTCAAGTTCACCAACGACGACGGCGAGACGACCATCGAAGCCGGCGAGGCCTACTACATGCCCCCCGGGCATCTCCCCTATCTCTACGCCGGCACCGAAGTCATCGAGTTCAGCCCGACGGACGCGCTCCGCGAAACACTCGAGGTCGTCGAGAGGAACATGGCCCAGAGCACGTGA